The following coding sequences lie in one Arachis ipaensis cultivar K30076 chromosome B05, Araip1.1, whole genome shotgun sequence genomic window:
- the LOC110272047 gene encoding uncharacterized protein LOC110272047, producing MRARARDQRVRGGHRRNAAAAAAIAVVEEGVWRRERKMIHNEMEREDKDATRERRRLFHRALSSLLGSIEAAAAARACRAPVLTFGFYDYFLHFIGAVFDAKGK from the exons ATGAGAGCGCGAGCGAGAGACCAGAGAGTGAGAGGGGGTCACCGCCGCAACGCCGCTGCAGCCGCTGCCATCGCCGTCGTGGAGGAGGGAGtctggaggagagagagaaagatgaTTCACAACGAGATGGAGAGAGAGGACAAAGACGCGACGCGAGAGAGAAGGAGGTTGTTCCACCGTGCACTGTCGTCGCTCCTGGGGTCAATTGAAGCCGCCGCCGCTGCTAGGGCTTGCCGTGCTCCTGTCCTCACTTTCGGCTTCTACGATTACTTCCT GCATTTCATCGGTGCCGTTTTCGATGCCAAGG GAAAATGA